From bacterium:
CTGAAGGGGCGGTATTAGGGGCAATTCGGGTACAATGTGAACACTTATATGTCTACCGAACAAAGATTAATTCGCAACTTCTGCATCGTTGCTCATATTGACCACGGCAAATCAACGCTGGCTGACCGGATACTTGAGTTTACCGGCGCTATTGACCCGCGTAACATGCAAGCACAGCTTCTCGACCAGATGGATCTGGAAAGGGAACGCGGCATTACGATTAAAATGGCTGCTGTTCGGCTGTTTTATCAGGCACATGATGGGAATAGGTATCAGCTTAACCTGATCGACACTCCAGGTCATGTGGATTTCACCTACGAAGTCTCAAGAAGCCTGGCAGCGTGTGAAGGCGCATTGCTGGTGGTCGATGCCACCCAAGGAGTTGAGGCGCAGACAATCGCCAACGCTAATTTAGCGATGATCCAGGGCCTTGCCATTTTGCCCGTTATCAATAAAATCGACATGGAGGTAGCGGATGTTGAGCGCACTAAAGAAGAGATTGAAAACGCGCTGATGCTCGATGCTGCCGATGCGGTTATGGTAAGCGCAAAAACCGGCATAGGTATCGAAGAGCTACTCGAAGCAGTGGTTAAACAAGTCCCCCCTCCGAAAGGCAAAAAGAATGCGCCATTAAGGGCGATGATATTCGATTCACACTTCGACGCCTATCAGGGTGTGGTTGCCTATGTGCGGGTTATCGATGGCAAAATTGAAGCGGGGACGAGACTAAAGTTTTTATCCACAGGTCGTGAAGAAGATGTTGTACAGGTGGGCATCTTCTGCCCGAAATTAGAAGCAACGGATTCTTTAAACGCCGGTGAAGTCGGTTACGTGATGGCCGGAGTGAAAGACATCGCTGAAGTGGCAGTTGGCGATACTATCACCGATGCGAACAATCCGACCTTACAAGCATTGCCGGGTTATCGCAAGGCCAAGCCGATGGTCTATAGCGGGATATTTCCAACTGATACCGACCAATATGAAGACCTTCGCGATGCCCTTTTGAAGCTAAAACTCAACGATGCGGCGCTGATTTTCGAACCTGAAGTATCAATTGCGCTAGGTTTCGGGTTTAGAACTGGATTTCTCGGACTGCTGCACATGGATATTACACGCGAGCGGCTTGAACGTGAGTTCAATCTGAGCTTGATCGTTAGTGCGCCGAGCGTGGTCTATCGCATTCATAAAACTGACGACGAGGTTTTCGAAATCTCTAACCCAACGGAGATGCCCGAACCCCAAAGTATTAGATATGTTGAAGAACCAATAGTGAATGCGACGATTATGTGCCCGCAGGACTATATTGGCCCATCTATGCGGTTGGCTCAAGATCGGCGAGGAGAATTCCTAAAATTAGAGTATCCGAGTCCGAACCGTGCGGTGCTCTACTATAAATTGCCGTTGGCGGAGATTTTATTGGACTTCTTTGACCAACTGAAAAGCTCCACACGTGGGTATGCTTCCTTTGATTATGAATTTTCAGGGTTTCAACAAGCGGAACTGACGAAGCTGGATATAATGCTTAATGGCGAGCCGGTGGATGCGCTTAGCTTTATCACCCATCGCGATAGCGCCTATCCGCGGGCAAGAGTTTTAGTTGATAAATTAAAAGAGGTCGTTCCTAGACAACAATTTGAGGTAAAAATTCAGGCAGCAATTGGCATGAAGGTCATCGCAGCGTCTGTGATTAGACCGTACCGTAAGAATGTCACCGCTAAGTGTTATGGCGGCGACATATCAAGAAAACGCAAGTTGCTCGAAAAGCAGCGTGAAGGCAAGAAGCGCATGAAGCAAATCGGCGCCGTTGAAGTGCCCCAAGAGGCTTTCTTGAGCGTTTTAAAGGTAGCAGAATAGTGATGTCAACTGAAATATTATTTAGAAGCAACTTAACTCCCGCGCTTCGGGCTAGTGACGAATGCCCTGCTGATTTAGTGCAAAACTGGCTGGGTGAAGTCGCTGAACCGCTCGATGCTGAAATTTATCGCTATGATGAGGACGAGGAAGTCTCATGGCAGGTTATGTTGCACCCCGCTGAGGAACCGCTGACAGTCACACTCACTCGCGACTCTTTGGAAGGATATGCCAGCACCGGTAACGCCGGACCTGGTTATCATCAATACATTGTCCGAGCGTTAGATGATGCCGAATCACGTTGGGGTTTGCATTGGCATATCGATGATGATACCGATTTTTACTTGATGCGAGACCGCGAAGCGCTTGAAAAAATCATGGTCGAATGGATGGTTGACCGAAACCATCGTGTGCTCACTGCAATGGAGGATGGTTGGCGCGGGGTACTTCTTGGGATGCCCGACCACGTTCGGCCAGTCAAAAGCGATTTCGATATTCTCACCCCCATGGGACCCCGACATAGTGCATGGCTGGAGTATTTTTCGAACGAAAAATTGCAGGCCTATCGCTTTGCAAATGAGTTTCCCTGGTGGGACGAGGGTTTAGATGCGACTTTTTGGTCGAATTATGGTCTGACTTTATGTTATTTGGATGTCATCTGGGAAGAGAACAAGTGCGAGGAAGCCACTTTGGCTGCCCGTCAGGCTTATGATGCCTTCGAACGTGCTCTTGAACTGGATGAAAACGCCGACCTCCCCTGGCCTGAGTTTATTTGGCTGGCAAACCAACTTGGGCGCGGGGATCAAGCTGAGCGCATTCGTGCCGCGGCTTCCTATGACACTCAGCGTCCCTTCTACGGTGGTTATCGTTTAGGTTTGCTCCGCCAACCTCTAGATGATGGTTGGGAAATTGATCTCCCCGGCAGTTGGTGGCCCGCTTATGAAGATGAGGAGCCGAACCTTCGATTTGTGCATGGTGAACAGCGCCTGTTCTTTACCGCTTATAATCATGTCAATAATAGTCCGGTTGAAATCGAAGGCGGACTGCGCGATGCTATCCGGCCGGAACAAGATTGGGTTAATGGCGATGTACACGGCAGCCTTAGAATCGATACAACGCAAAGAGGATGTATGGTTCAGGCGATTGTTGCTACACCGGATTCTGTCGCTCTGGCTAACTTCTGGTCAGAGAGAGCGAGTGATAAGAACGATATGATGCAAGCTGTTCGGTCAATTGCACGCACGCCGTTTGCGGAAGATAGTTCTGAATATGAAGCGGCTGAGAACGAATGAAACGGCAGCCAAAAAAACAGCCTGAAACATCGGATAGACTAGTGGTTGCCAGTAACCGCAAAGCTCGTTATGACTACGAAATTGTCGAATCTCACGAAGCCGGCATTGTTTTAGTAGGTTCAGAAGTCAAATCCATCTTTTTTGGCAAGGCTGGTCTTCACGATTCTTATGTTAAGTTAGAAAAAGGCGAACTGTGGGCAATTAATATTTATATTGACCCCTATGAAGCAAGCAGTTACTTCAAAATCGAATCTCGCCGTCCGCGCAAGCTCTTAATGCACCGCAAGGAAATTGATCGTTTACGCTCAAAAACTCAGGAAAAAGGCTACACCATTGTCCCCCTCTTACTCTATTTCCATCACGGCAAAGCAAAGTTGGAGATTGGTCTTGCAAGAGGCAAACGCCAATATGACCGCCGCGAACAAATCGCTGACCGCGAAATGAGAAGAGAGAAAGAACGCGGCGATAAGCTGTAGAGCTTTGTGCTCACAAATTATTGTTGACCGCTGACCTATGAGGGTGATAGAATCGAGTGAAGCTGATTAACAAGGAAGGCAAAGTGCTCGTTAGAATACTTACATCTTTAGTCGGTATCCCTTTGGCTATCGCACTTATTATATGGCCGGGTGGCCAACCGTTTAATATAGCAATATGCTTGCTTGTAGTGCTTGCTATATTGGAAATGCTATTGATGTTTGCGCGCAGTGGTAATGGATTATCCCTTCGACCTAATCTCATTGCCGCAGCCCTTGGCGCGGTTTTTGTTGCATTCTGCTGGAGAGATCCCCTTGGCTTAATCAACACATGGTTTGGGACTGCATTTACGATTGGACTGATTTCCGCGTTCGTGTGGGAGTTCCCCGCAGCAATTAGACGTGAACCTGGCGGAGCAGTTCGAAACGTTGCTTTCGGCCTCTTTACAGGTCTCTATGTCGGGTTCTTTTACTTCTTCCTAATCCAGCTTCGCGGAGACCCAACTTGGTCCGGTCAAATTAGCTTGATTCCTGACCGATTGATTGATAAAGGGGCTGCAATTGTCTTATTGCTTTTCGTGACAGTTTGGGCAGGGGATACTGCGGCTTATTTTATTGGTACTCGATATGGCAAGCGAAAACTGGCTCCTGCGATTAGCCCCAATAAGACGGTTGAAGGCGCTCTTGCGAACCTGCTGGCCTGCACGATAGTCGGCTCACTTATGGCGAACTGGATAGGGATTTCATGGGATCATGGGTTGGCATTGGGTATGACCATTGGCATATTCGGCCAAATCGGTGACCTATTTGAAAGCCTTATCAAGCGCGAAGCCGGGGTCAAAGATAGTGGTCAGCTTTTCCCAGGTCATGGCGGTGTGCTGGACCGATTTGATGCGGTAATGATCGCCGCCCCGCTGGTCTACTATTACCTAATTTGGACGCACGCTCTCGCGCAATAAGGTAGTGAACCCAGTTTTTCGAAAATCAGGTATATTATTGACTCTTAAAAGTATGGTTGCACCCTTTTGGAACTATCTCATCTTACCGATTACACAGTTGACAGGTAAGCTGAGCGTGTGCCATACTATTTTCCGCTGTTCAAGGCGAGTTGGCCGAGTGGTCAATGGCATCAGACTGTAAATCTGACGGGAAATCCCTACCTAGGTTCAAATCCTAGACTCGCCATATCCCACGCCCACGTAGCTCAGCGGTAGAGCACTTCTTTGGTAAAGAAGAGGTCATGGGTTCGACTCCCATCGTGGGCTTCCCCCAACTGGGGGTGGATTTCAATAATAAGAAACGGGTGAATGAAATGGCTGGCCAGACAAGCAGAGTTATCATAACGATGGCATGCACTGAGTGTCGAGAACGAAATTATACGACAACGAAAAATAAACGCAAAACCGAAGCGCGAT
This genomic window contains:
- the smpB gene encoding SsrA-binding protein SmpB; amino-acid sequence: MKRQPKKQPETSDRLVVASNRKARYDYEIVESHEAGIVLVGSEVKSIFFGKAGLHDSYVKLEKGELWAINIYIDPYEASSYFKIESRRPRKLLMHRKEIDRLRSKTQEKGYTIVPLLLYFHHGKAKLEIGLARGKRQYDRREQIADREMRREKERGDKL
- the lepA gene encoding translation elongation factor 4, whose product is MSTEQRLIRNFCIVAHIDHGKSTLADRILEFTGAIDPRNMQAQLLDQMDLERERGITIKMAAVRLFYQAHDGNRYQLNLIDTPGHVDFTYEVSRSLAACEGALLVVDATQGVEAQTIANANLAMIQGLAILPVINKIDMEVADVERTKEEIENALMLDAADAVMVSAKTGIGIEELLEAVVKQVPPPKGKKNAPLRAMIFDSHFDAYQGVVAYVRVIDGKIEAGTRLKFLSTGREEDVVQVGIFCPKLEATDSLNAGEVGYVMAGVKDIAEVAVGDTITDANNPTLQALPGYRKAKPMVYSGIFPTDTDQYEDLRDALLKLKLNDAALIFEPEVSIALGFGFRTGFLGLLHMDITRERLEREFNLSLIVSAPSVVYRIHKTDDEVFEISNPTEMPEPQSIRYVEEPIVNATIMCPQDYIGPSMRLAQDRRGEFLKLEYPSPNRAVLYYKLPLAEILLDFFDQLKSSTRGYASFDYEFSGFQQAELTKLDIMLNGEPVDALSFITHRDSAYPRARVLVDKLKEVVPRQQFEVKIQAAIGMKVIAASVIRPYRKNVTAKCYGGDISRKRKLLEKQREGKKRMKQIGAVEVPQEAFLSVLKVAE
- the rpmG gene encoding 50S ribosomal protein L33 — protein: MAGQTSRVIITMACTECRERNYTTTKNKRKTEARLELKKFCSRCRAQRMHREQK
- a CDS encoding phosphatidate cytidylyltransferase, encoding MLVRILTSLVGIPLAIALIIWPGGQPFNIAICLLVVLAILEMLLMFARSGNGLSLRPNLIAAALGAVFVAFCWRDPLGLINTWFGTAFTIGLISAFVWEFPAAIRREPGGAVRNVAFGLFTGLYVGFFYFFLIQLRGDPTWSGQISLIPDRLIDKGAAIVLLLFVTVWAGDTAAYFIGTRYGKRKLAPAISPNKTVEGALANLLACTIVGSLMANWIGISWDHGLALGMTIGIFGQIGDLFESLIKREAGVKDSGQLFPGHGGVLDRFDAVMIAAPLVYYYLIWTHALAQ